A window from Zingiber officinale cultivar Zhangliang chromosome 7A, Zo_v1.1, whole genome shotgun sequence encodes these proteins:
- the LOC121999724 gene encoding calmodulin-binding protein 25-like — protein MENSWVFDPLGHRPHGISGGGDCADFLSESFSAVSASAAVRSPESLSSIPPPGREPTGGRVAKKRKSRACKRSPTTYIAASPANFRELVQRFTGNRSAEEMDSPLPPPASAASRALPELDLLSAYEPAGFFAPAAFGSDPALAELNQLLLAASGFPAQDSWEVM, from the coding sequence ATGGAGAACAGTTGGGTCTTCGATCCGTTGGGGCACCGCCCTCACGGCATCTCCGGCGGCGGCGACTGCGCCGACTTCCTCTCCGAATCCTTCTCGGCCGTCTCCGCATCCGCCGCCGTCCGCTCGCCGGAGTCTCTGTCCTCGATCCCGCCTCCCGGCCGCGAACCGACCGGCGGTCGGGTCGCCAAGAAGCGCAAGTCCCGGGCCTGCAAGCGCTCGCCCACCACCTACATCGCCGCCAGCCCGGCCAACTTCCGCGAGCTGGTCCAGCGCTTCACCGGAAACAGGTCCGCCGAAGAGATGGATTCGCCGCTGCCGCCGCCGGCATCAGCGGCGAGCCGTGCTCTTCCGGAGCTCGACTTGTTGTCGGCGTACGAGCCGGCCGGCTTTTTTGCGCCGGCGGCGTTTGGGTCGGATCCGGCTCTTGCGGAGCTCAACCAGTTGCTTTTGGCGGCGTCGGGTTTTCCTGCACAGGACTCGTGGGAAGTTATGTGA
- the LOC122002566 gene encoding UDP-rhamnose/UDP-galactose transporter 6-like: MAPTSKADRKAALDAAAWMFNIVTSVGIIMVNKALMAKYGFTFATTLTGLHFATTTLLTLVFRWLGYIQPSHLPLSNLMKFVLFGNLSIVGMNISLMWNSVGFYQIAKLCMIPVSCLLEVVFDKIHYSRATKLSILVVLLGVGICTVTDVSVNMKGLIAAIVAVWSTALQQYYVHFLQKKYSLGSFNLLGHTAPFQAASLLILGPFVDYWLTNKRVDAFDYNITSVFFIVLSCTIAVGTNLSQFICIGRFTAVSFQVIGHMKTILVLVLGFFLFGREGLNLHVIFGMILAVLGMIWYGNASSKPGGKERRPSYTSPADKSQKLALLAESGDHSDKV, encoded by the exons ATGGCCCCTACTAGTAAGGCTGATAGGAAGGCTGCATTGGATGCAGCTGCATGGATGTTTAATATAGTTACATCTGTCGGAATTATCATGGTCAATAAGGCCTTGATGGCAAAATATGGCTTCACATTTG CCACAACATTGACGGGCCTACATTTTGCCACAACCACACTTCTTACTCTTGTTTTTAGGTGGCTCGGATACATTCAGCCTTCTCACTTACCTTTATCCAACCTCATGAAATTTGTCCTTTTTGGGAACCTATCTATTGTTGGAATGAATATCAGTCTGATGTGGAATTCAGTCGGTTTTTATCAG ATTGCAAAGCTGTGCATGATTCCAGTATCATGTCTTCTAGAAGTTGTGTTTGACAAAATTCATTACTCAAGGGCCACAAAGCTTAGCATACTGGTGGTTCTATTAGGTGTTGGCATCTGTACAGTCACCGATGTCAGTGTCAATATGAAAGGGCTTATAGCTGCTATCGTAGCAGTTTGGAGCACTGCTTTGCAACAATAC TATGTTCATTTTCTTCAAAAGAAATATTCACTTGGATCATTCAACCTCCTCGGACATACTGCTCCATTTCAGGCAGCATCACTGTTGATATTAGGCCCGTTTGTTGATTATTGGTTGACAAACAAAAGGGTCGATGCCTTTGACTACAATATAACCTCTGTT TTCTTCATTGTCCTCTCATGCACCATTGCTGTAGGAACCAATCTCAGTCAGTTCATCTGCATAGGACGGTTCACTGCCGTCTCTTTCCAAGTTATTGGACACATGAAGACAATTCTAGTCCTAGTCTTGGGATTCTTCTTATTTGGAAGAGAAGGCCTCAATTTACACGTAATCTTCGGAATGATCTTAGCAGTTTTAGGAATGATTTGGTATGGAAATGCATCATCGAAGCCAGGTGGGAAAGAGCGACGACCTTCTTACACATCGCCTGCCGATAAATCTCAAAAGCTTGCTCTGCTAGCAGAATCTGGAGATCACAGTGACAAAGTTTAA